A portion of the bacterium genome contains these proteins:
- the hisS gene encoding histidine--tRNA ligase: MVKTVRGTSDILPSDVGTWQALELVSRNLLEAYDYREIRTPIFEQAGLFQKSVGESTDIVSKEMYVFSDKKGRELALRPEGTASIVRSFVEHNMYTQPFPVKLYYIGPFFRYERPQSGRTRQFHQIGAEAIGIEDVRLDAEIIDIAIQIPSKMGIKNLKVMLNSIGCGECRSKYVKHLLAHLENRIKNLCMDCKRRYSTNPLRILDCKKPECIQHVKEGPTITENLCAKCRNKLETVEKHINCLGIDYQIQPYLVRGLDYYTGVIFEIIHSQLGAQNVVAAGGRYDNLVEQMGGKSTPAVGFAAGIERMIMLLAHRNFQSSNSVYLVYLDFPMDERVFAFLAALRQNGIHTKTTYQEKTLKNQLKTAAKSNCKFSLILGTNELSKGTVILRDMKTSTQEEIRLDNAVSIIKGKLVKGVILT, from the coding sequence ATAGGGAGATTCGCACGCCTATATTTGAACAAGCCGGACTCTTTCAAAAAAGTGTTGGGGAATCTACAGACATTGTAAGTAAAGAAATGTATGTGTTCTCTGATAAAAAGGGTAGAGAACTCGCTCTTAGACCTGAAGGAACTGCCTCGATCGTACGCTCATTTGTTGAGCACAATATGTATACACAGCCTTTTCCTGTAAAACTATACTACATAGGCCCATTTTTTAGATATGAAAGACCGCAGTCAGGAAGAACAAGGCAATTCCATCAGATTGGAGCAGAGGCAATTGGCATTGAAGATGTGAGACTGGATGCAGAGATAATTGATATTGCAATCCAAATTCCATCCAAAATGGGCATTAAAAACCTAAAAGTAATGCTGAATAGCATTGGTTGTGGGGAATGCAGGTCAAAGTACGTAAAACATCTTCTAGCGCACCTTGAAAACCGAATCAAAAACCTGTGCATGGACTGTAAACGCAGATACTCTACTAATCCTTTAAGAATTCTGGACTGCAAAAAACCGGAATGCATTCAACACGTAAAAGAAGGACCTACTATCACAGAAAATTTATGCGCCAAATGCAGGAATAAACTTGAGACAGTAGAGAAACACATAAACTGTTTAGGCATTGATTATCAAATACAGCCTTATCTTGTTCGTGGCCTTGATTATTACACAGGTGTGATCTTTGAGATTATTCATTCTCAGCTTGGCGCGCAGAATGTAGTTGCTGCCGGAGGAAGATATGATAACTTGGTTGAACAGATGGGTGGAAAATCAACTCCTGCTGTTGGATTTGCAGCAGGAATTGAGAGAATGATAATGCTATTAGCACATAGAAACTTCCAAAGCAGCAACTCAGTATACCTAGTGTATCTCGATTTCCCCATGGATGAAAGAGTGTTTGCATTCCTTGCTGCATTAAGACAAAATGGAATACATACCAAAACAACTTATCAGGAAAAAACTCTTAAGAACCAGTTGAAGACAGCCGCAAAATCAAACTGCAAATTCAGTCTGATTTTAGGCACAAATGAACTATCAAAAGGCACTGTCATTCTTCGCGATATGAAAACAAGTACACAAGAAGAGATTAGGCTTGATAATGCAGTGTCAATCATAAAGGGAAAGTTAGTTAAAGGAGTCATTTTGACATGA
- the dinD gene encoding DNA damage-inducible protein D has translation MKREIIVQLNKTFEGLTYTQKGVEYWMARDLQELLDYTDWRNFLQVIEKAKTSCANFSQDTTDHFVDVNKMVKLGSGSERQIDDVMLTRYACYLIAQNGDPRKEQIAFAQSYFAIQTRKQELLEERIALAERIRAREKLADTESKLSGVVYERGVDGKGFARLRSKGDHALFGGYTTLQMKKKLGVPEKRPLADFLPTITIKAKDFAAEITSFNTKKKNLRDEQAITGEHIKNNKDVRNLLKKSGIKPESLPPEEDIKKLQRRIKSEDKKIAGNIKTSKSLKITRND, from the coding sequence ATGAAAAGAGAAATAATAGTTCAGCTCAATAAAACGTTTGAAGGATTGACATATACGCAAAAGGGTGTTGAGTATTGGATGGCAAGAGATCTTCAGGAATTATTAGATTACACGGATTGGCGTAATTTTTTACAGGTTATTGAAAAAGCTAAAACATCTTGTGCGAATTTTAGCCAAGATACGACAGACCATTTTGTTGACGTTAACAAAATGGTCAAGTTGGGCTCTGGAAGCGAACGGCAAATTGACGATGTTATGCTTACTCGCTATGCCTGTTACTTAATAGCCCAAAACGGTGATCCTCGCAAGGAACAGATAGCTTTTGCACAGAGTTATTTCGCTATTCAAACACGTAAACAAGAATTGCTGGAAGAGCGTATTGCGTTGGCGGAACGTATACGAGCTCGCGAAAAACTTGCGGATACCGAATCAAAACTTTCAGGGGTTGTGTATGAGCGCGGTGTTGACGGAAAGGGATTTGCGCGATTACGGAGTAAAGGTGACCACGCGCTTTTTGGTGGATATACGACACTGCAAATGAAAAAGAAGCTTGGCGTGCCAGAAAAACGTCCTTTAGCTGATTTTTTGCCAACTATAACTATTAAGGCAAAAGATTTTGCGGCTGAAATTACCAGCTTTAATACAAAAAAGAAAAATTTACGCGATGAGCAGGCTATTACGGGCGAACATATAAAAAACAACAAAGATGTGCGGAATCTACTCAAGAAAAGTGGGATAAAGCCTGAGTCTTTGCCTCCTGAAGAAGATATTAAAAAATTACAGCGTAGGATTAAATCCGAGGATAAAAAGATCGCAGGAAACATAAAAACATCGAAGAGTTTGAAGATAACCCGAAACGATTAA